GTATTTTTCGAATACCGCAACATGGATTTCGGGTTGCTTCCCCTTCTGAAAACGGCATACGTTTTTCTGACGGAGTTTGCCGTCACCATGTGCTACTGGCTTATTCCCTACGCCGTTTATTTGTGGATTCTACCGCGCGGGAAGGCGGGAGGGAAGGCGGACAGGTGGTTCACTTCCGCGTGGTTTTTCCTGTTTGTGCTCGCCAATCTGTTTGAAGATGTGGCGGAAGCCTTTTTCTGGAACGAGTTTGAGGCCAGCTTTAATTTCATTGCGGTGGACTACCTGGTTTACACCAAGGAGGTCATCGGGAATATTTACGAGTCCTATCCCATCATCCCTATTCTGGGCGGCATTCTGGCGGCGTCCGTTCTGGCCGTCTGGGGAATGAAGAGGTTTTTGCTTCCCCGGAACGGGGCGGTGCCCGCCGGATGGAAACGAGGCTGTGTGGTGCTGTTCCTGCTGGCCTGCGTCACGGGAGGATATTGGCTGGTGGATATCAAGGATGCGGACGCCGTGAACAACCGTTATAATTCGGAAATGGCCAAGGATGGCCTTTACAGCCTGTTCAGCGCCTTTCTCAAGAATGAACTGGATTACCGCGCCTATTACCGGACACTGCCGGACGCGGAAGCGGCGGCGTTTTTGGCCCGGGAGTTTACGGCGGATGACACGTCCGTGCCAGAGGCTTCGTCCGGCAGCGTAAAGAGGCAGGTGCGTCCTTCCGGGGGAGCTATCCGCCCGAATGTCGTGGTGGTGGTCATGGAAAGCATGGGGGCGGAATTTTTAAACGAATGCCGGGAAGACGGGGCTGACGTCACTCCGTGCCTGAGCCGTCTGGGAAAGGAAGGCATTTTCTTCCCGAACACTTATGCCACGGGTACCCGTTCCGTACGCGGGCTGGAGGCCATCAGCACCTCCCTACCGCCGCTTCCCGGCATGTCCATCCTTCGCCAGGAAGGAAATGAGCATTTGCAGACCATAGGGTCCATCTTCAGGGACAAGGGATATGATCTCAAATGGATTTACGGCGGCTACGGGTATTTTGACAACATGAATTACTTTTTCGGACACAACGGTTTTCAGGTTCTGGACCGTAGTGCCATGAATGATTCCGAGGTGACCCATTCCACCATCTGGGGCGTTTGCGATGAAGATTTGTTCCGTCGCGCCGTACGGGAGGCGGATGAATCCTGCGGACGCGGCAAGCCGTTTTTGCAGGTGGTGTTCACCACGTCCAACCACCGTCCCTACACGTACCCGGAAGGGCGCATTGACATCCCTCCCCGCACGGGGCGCATGGGGGCTGTGAAATACGCGGATTATGCGGTAGGCGCCTTTGTGGAGGAGGCCAGAACCAGACCCTGGTTTGACAATACGCTGTTCGTGTTCGTAGGAGACCACGGCGCCGGGAGCGCGGGAAAGCAGGCTCTTAATCCGGAAACACACCGCATTTTTTCCATTTTCTACGCTCCGGCTCTGCTGAAACCGAAACGGCGGGAAACTCCCGTGAGCCAGATTGACGTGCTGCCCACCCTGCTGGGGCTGTTGAAATGGCCGTATGATGCGGCTTTTTATGGAAAGGATGCTTTAAAGCCTTCTTACCAGTCCCGGTATTTTGTGAGTAATTACCAGTATATCGGCTATTTGAAAGGGAAAGACATGGTGGTGCTTAAACCCCAGCGTGAAGTGGAATTTTTCCGGGACGGGGAAGCCGTTGCTCCGGACGGGCGGATGAAAGATCTGGAAAGGGAGGCGGTTTATTATTACCAGCACGCTTCCGGCTGGCGGACCAGTTTGAAGGAGTAAGGCCCCCGCCAGGTGCGGAGGCCACGCTTTCGGCATCATCCGGCCGTGCGGAAAATGCGTTCAGGATTTATTTCCGTCCCTGTAATCCTGGAGCGCGTCCCAATGGAACGTGAAATGCTTCTGCATGTGCAGTCCGTTGGCGAGAATAAACATGAGGGAAATGCGGAATTCGTTGTTGTTCAAACCATCCAGCTCCTTTTTGTCAATTTTCATGGAGAATTTTCCGCTCTTTTTCCCAAGGC
This region of Akkermansia muciniphila genomic DNA includes:
- a CDS encoding LTA synthase family protein, whose translation is MIRYYWGRFWPFLLFAFGIEAVENLFTVFFEYRNMDFGLLPLLKTAYVFLTEFAVTMCYWLIPYAVYLWILPRGKAGGKADRWFTSAWFFLFVLANLFEDVAEAFFWNEFEASFNFIAVDYLVYTKEVIGNIYESYPIIPILGGILAASVLAVWGMKRFLLPRNGAVPAGWKRGCVVLFLLACVTGGYWLVDIKDADAVNNRYNSEMAKDGLYSLFSAFLKNELDYRAYYRTLPDAEAAAFLAREFTADDTSVPEASSGSVKRQVRPSGGAIRPNVVVVVMESMGAEFLNECREDGADVTPCLSRLGKEGIFFPNTYATGTRSVRGLEAISTSLPPLPGMSILRQEGNEHLQTIGSIFRDKGYDLKWIYGGYGYFDNMNYFFGHNGFQVLDRSAMNDSEVTHSTIWGVCDEDLFRRAVREADESCGRGKPFLQVVFTTSNHRPYTYPEGRIDIPPRTGRMGAVKYADYAVGAFVEEARTRPWFDNTLFVFVGDHGAGSAGKQALNPETHRIFSIFYAPALLKPKRRETPVSQIDVLPTLLGLLKWPYDAAFYGKDALKPSYQSRYFVSNYQYIGYLKGKDMVVLKPQREVEFFRDGEAVAPDGRMKDLEREAVYYYQHASGWRTSLKE